Within Streptomyces sp. NBC_00704, the genomic segment CCGCACCGCCGGTGGAGCCCGTCGAGTCCGACGACCCGGAACCGGACGATCCGGACAGCCCTCGGGACAGATCGGACAGTCCGGAGGAGGCCGAGCCGGAGGAGTCGTCCGCCAGGCCGGTGTCCACGGGCAGCGCGCCGTTCGCCTTGGTGAGGCCGGACGTCAGCCCGCAGGTCCCCCACGCGCCGATGCCCTGCGCCGCGAGCACCTTCTGCGCCACCGCGATCTGCTGGTTGCGGCTGGCCAGGTCGGGACGGGTCGCGTAGTCGAGCCCCCCGTACGTCTCCCAGTCCTTCTGGCTGAGGCTCAGACCGCCGAGCTCGCCGTCGCCCTTGTCGGCGCTCCACGAGCCGCCGGTCTCGCACTGCGCCACCTTGTCCCACACCGTGCCGTCGGCGGCGCTGGCGCCGGAGGCGGCCAGCAGCGGGATGGCGATGGCCGAACCGGTCACCCCGGCCGCGACGAGGAGGGCCGGAGCCTGACGGGGGCGACGGTGCCGACCGTTCCCGGAGAGCATGCGAGGGCCTTTCTGTGGACAGCAGTGACCGGCGCGGCGTCCGAGACCGGCCCGTCGCGCTGACGAGTGAACGTATAGGCAGACGATCACTTGTCACAAGTTCATGCCGCGCAGATCACGTGAAGATCACAGAGTTGAGGACCGGTCACCTTTGCTCCGTAGAACGGTCACACTCCGGCTGACTTTCGCTCAGATCCGGGCCTGTCCGGAGCCGGAACGTTCCGGAGCGAACTCCACCGGCAACGTCCGCAGCCCGCGCATGATGAGCCCGCCCCGCCACCTCAACTCGGCCGGATCCGCCGCCAGTCGGAGATCGGGCAGCCGTGTGAGGAGAGTGGCGAGCGCGGTCCGTCCCTCCAGCCGGGCCAGCGGGGCGCCCAGGCAGTAGTGGATGCCGTGGCCGTAGCCGAGGTGCTGGTTGTCACGACGGGACAGATCCAGCACATCGGGGTCCGCGAACCGCGCCGGGTCGCGGTCCGCCGCCGCGAGGACGACGAGGACGGGGTCGCCCGGCGCGATGTCCTGCCCGCCGATCCGCAGCGGCTCGGTCGCGAACCGCCAGGTCGCCAGTTCCACGGGCCCGTCGTAGCGCAGGAGTTCCTCGATGCCCGTCTCCAGCAGGGAGGGCTCGCCGTCGTCCCCGGCGAGCGACCTCTGCAGGCGCGCACGCTGCTCGGGGTGGGTGAGGAGGGCGTAGGCGCCGTTGCCGATGAGGTTCACCGTCGTCTCGAAACCCGCGAACAGCAGGATGAACGCCATGGCGGCGGCCTCGTTCTCGGTGAGGTGCTCACCCTGGTCGGAGGCGCGGATGAGACCGGAGATGAGGTCCTCGCCCGGCGCCGGCCGAGCGGGCAGCTCCGCGCGCTTGCGGTGGATGAGCTCCAGCAGATAGCCGCGCATCTTCTTCACCGACCGCGCGACCCCGCCACGCGGCCCGCCGCCGTGCCGGATCATCATGCCCGCCCAGTCCCGGAAGTCGTCCTGGTCCTCGCGCGGGACGCCCAGCAGGTCGCAGATGGCGTAGATGGGCAGCGGGAAGGCGAAGTCGTGGATCAGGTCGGCCTCGCCCCGCTCCGCGAACCGGTCCAGCAGCTGATCGGTCAGCTCCTGCACCCGGGGCGCGAACTCGGCGACCCGGCGGGGCGTGAACGCCTTGCTGACCAGGCGGCGCAGCCGGGTGTGGTCGGGCGGGTCGATGTTCAGCAGATGCGTCATCAGCTCGGCCTTGCGCTCGCCGGGGATACCGGTCTTCCCCTTCGCGTGCGCGGGCTCGTCGTGGTGCGCCGGATTCTTCGACAGCCGCTGGTCGGCGAGAGCCTCCTTCGCGTCGGCGTACCGCGTGACCAGCCATGCCTCGACACCACTGGGCAGTCGCGTGCGATGCACGGGCGCGTGCTCGCGCAGCCAGGCATAGGCGGGGTAGGGGTCGGTGGCGAACTCCCAGGTGAACAACTCGGGAGCGGGCGGGACGTCGGCCTGGGGACGGGGCGGGTTGGTCACTCCACGACGGTAACCGGACCCCGGAGGACGCGTTCCGCGGGCCTGCGGGGGGCGAGCGAGGACACGTTCCGGCGGGCGGCGGGGCAGGGGGGCGGGCGAGGAGGCTGGGCGGGGAGGCGGGCCGGGCAGGCGGCGTGAAGTGGTCAGCCACCGCACGCCCGCCCCGCGCCGCCGCACGCCCGCTCAACCCGCCGCGGGCGCGAAGGGTGGCCGTGCTACTCCTCCGGTATGCCTTCGGTGGCGCGGATGGCGTCGCGGTAGGCGCGGGTCGCCGCGCGGAGCGCCGCCTCGGGGTCCACGCCCTCGGACTCGGCGCGGGCGGCGAGGGCGAGCAGTTCGTAGCCGATGCCGTCGGCGGCCGGCAGGGCCACGTCCAGTCCCGCCGTCCGGGCGCGCGCGACCAGCTTGGTGGCGAGGGCCAGCCCGGGCTGGTGGAGGGGGACGCCGTCCGTCACGGACGCGCGCCGCTTCTCTTCCGCCTTCGTGCGCAGCCAGTGCTCCTTGACCTCCTCCGGTGTCGTGGCCGTGGCGTCGCCGAAGACATGGGGGTGGCGGTGGATGAGCTTGGCGACGATCGTGCCCGCGACGTCGTCGACGGAGAAGGGGGACTCCTCGTCCTCCTCGGCGATGCGGGCGTGGAAGACGACCTGGAGCAGGACGTCGCCCAGTTCCTCGCGGAGTTCGTCGCGGTCGCCGTCCTCGATGGCCTCGACCAGTTCGTAGGACTCCTCGACGGCGTACTTCGCGAGGCCCCGATGGGTCTGCCGGGAGGACCAGGGGCACTCGGCCCGGATGCGGTCCATGACCTGGACGAGGTCGAGGAGGCGGGCCCCGGGCAGGTCGTAGGAGGCGGGGAGCAGTTCCAGCTCGG encodes:
- a CDS encoding nucleoside triphosphate pyrophosphohydrolase, encoding MNASSPSSGRPAGGPAAVVAGPSVAGLSVAGPSAPGRIVLLTTSHRVAPGLLSWPAWQALRAADRVLCADGAHPQLPYLRDAGLSVEETSPTAEGLVAACEGGRTVVVVATGEGEPALTDGLARLAGSGRVAMPELELLPASYDLPGARLLDLVQVMDRIRAECPWSSRQTHRGLAKYAVEESYELVEAIEDGDRDELREELGDVLLQVVFHARIAEEDEESPFSVDDVAGTIVAKLIHRHPHVFGDATATTPEEVKEHWLRTKAEEKRRASVTDGVPLHQPGLALATKLVARARTAGLDVALPAADGIGYELLALAARAESEGVDPEAALRAATRAYRDAIRATEGIPEE
- a CDS encoding cytochrome P450 family protein; the encoded protein is MTNPPRPQADVPPAPELFTWEFATDPYPAYAWLREHAPVHRTRLPSGVEAWLVTRYADAKEALADQRLSKNPAHHDEPAHAKGKTGIPGERKAELMTHLLNIDPPDHTRLRRLVSKAFTPRRVAEFAPRVQELTDQLLDRFAERGEADLIHDFAFPLPIYAICDLLGVPREDQDDFRDWAGMMIRHGGGPRGGVARSVKKMRGYLLELIHRKRAELPARPAPGEDLISGLIRASDQGEHLTENEAAAMAFILLFAGFETTVNLIGNGAYALLTHPEQRARLQRSLAGDDGEPSLLETGIEELLRYDGPVELATWRFATEPLRIGGQDIAPGDPVLVVLAAADRDPARFADPDVLDLSRRDNQHLGYGHGIHYCLGAPLARLEGRTALATLLTRLPDLRLAADPAELRWRGGLIMRGLRTLPVEFAPERSGSGQARI